A single genomic interval of Streptomyces sp. 1222.5 harbors:
- a CDS encoding class I SAM-dependent methyltransferase, with product MDSIPANRRLWNQISSAYQHEHDPQIGAAPRLWGMYSIPDAHLQALGDVTGKRVLELGCGAGQWSRALAAEGATVVGLDLSEAQLAAAARAMGAARYPLVQGAAEQLPFAADSFDLVFCDFGGLSWAPPHLAVPQAARVLGRGGRLVFNVASPWFEACYDEAAGRVTTTLQQDYFGLNTIAEDDGATSYQLTYGDWVKVLCGAGLIIDDLIEPRPELGTLNGYNETDPPDWAHRWPAELLWVTRKP from the coding sequence GTGGACAGCATCCCCGCCAACCGGCGGCTCTGGAACCAGATCAGCAGCGCCTACCAGCACGAGCACGACCCGCAAATCGGCGCCGCACCCCGGCTGTGGGGCATGTACTCCATCCCCGACGCGCACCTGCAAGCCCTGGGCGACGTCACCGGCAAGCGCGTCCTCGAACTCGGCTGCGGCGCCGGCCAGTGGTCCAGGGCGCTCGCCGCCGAGGGCGCCACCGTGGTCGGGCTCGACCTGTCCGAAGCCCAACTCGCCGCAGCGGCCCGCGCGATGGGAGCGGCCCGCTACCCGCTGGTGCAAGGCGCCGCCGAACAGCTCCCCTTCGCCGCCGACAGCTTCGACCTGGTGTTCTGCGACTTCGGTGGGCTCAGCTGGGCGCCCCCGCACCTGGCCGTCCCGCAGGCCGCACGCGTCTTGGGCCGAGGCGGGCGCCTGGTGTTCAACGTCGCCAGCCCATGGTTCGAAGCCTGCTACGACGAAGCCGCCGGCCGCGTGACCACGACGCTGCAGCAGGACTACTTCGGGCTGAACACCATCGCCGAAGACGACGGCGCGACCAGCTATCAGCTCACCTACGGCGACTGGGTCAAGGTCCTGTGCGGCGCGGGTCTCATCATCGACGACCTCATCGAGCCACGGCCCGAACTCGGAACACTCAACGGTTACAACGAAACCGACCCACCCGACTGGGCACACCGCTGGCCGGCGGAACTGCTCTGGGTGACCCGCAAACCGTAG
- a CDS encoding CBS domain-containing protein, whose protein sequence is MTGTPTVVDDVMTHRVVALRAGAAFKEIVRTMQEWRVSALPVLDDGARVVGVVSEADLLPKEEYSEGGLDPYERVRRLADVRKAMAVTAGDLMTTPAVTVAPASTLAHAARVMARSGVKRLPVVDHEGVLKGIVSRSDLLKVFLRDDADIAEDVRREVVDRLFGAYAARVRVEVCEGAVTLTGQVRETALVPLAAHLTRAVAGVVDVRCALTGPPRRPDLDPDLPDPQRSAPARRQ, encoded by the coding sequence ATGACCGGCACCCCGACCGTCGTGGACGACGTGATGACCCACCGGGTGGTCGCCCTGCGCGCGGGAGCGGCGTTCAAGGAGATCGTGCGCACCATGCAGGAGTGGAGGGTCAGTGCCCTGCCGGTCCTCGACGACGGCGCTCGGGTCGTGGGCGTGGTCTCCGAGGCCGATCTGTTGCCGAAGGAGGAGTACAGCGAGGGCGGTCTCGACCCGTACGAGCGGGTGCGGCGCCTCGCCGACGTCCGCAAGGCGATGGCGGTTACCGCGGGAGATCTGATGACCACGCCCGCCGTCACCGTGGCACCGGCTTCCACCCTCGCCCACGCGGCGCGCGTCATGGCCCGCAGCGGGGTCAAGCGGCTGCCGGTCGTGGACCACGAAGGGGTCCTGAAGGGCATCGTCAGCCGGTCCGACCTGCTGAAGGTCTTCCTGCGGGACGACGCCGACATCGCGGAGGACGTCCGTCGCGAGGTCGTGGACCGGCTCTTCGGCGCGTACGCGGCAAGGGTGCGGGTCGAGGTGTGCGAGGGTGCGGTCACGCTCACCGGCCAGGTCCGGGAAACGGCGCTGGTCCCCCTCGCCGCGCACCTCACGCGGGCCGTGGCCGGTGTGGTGGACGTGCGGTGCGCCCTGACCGGGCCGCCCCGGCGCCCTGATCTGGACCCGGACCTGCCGGACCCGCAACGGTCCGCCCCGGCCCGGCGCCAGTAG
- a CDS encoding CBS domain-containing protein yields the protein MDSSPHRVGDVMTRAAVAVGRRALFKDIVERMYQWQVSALPVLEGDGRVIGVISEADLLPKEEFRNSDPDRFTQLRRLPDLAKAGAACAEELMTAPAVTVHADAGLAEAARIMALRHVKRLPVVNAEGMLEGVVSRGDLLKVFLRPDNELADEIRRDILDVLFPAPIEPVHVVVTDGVVVLTGRVEDASRVPLATRLVRGVEGVVGVECHLTAADVA from the coding sequence ATGGACAGCAGTCCGCACCGGGTCGGCGACGTGATGACGCGCGCCGCAGTGGCGGTGGGCCGCAGGGCCTTGTTCAAGGACATCGTCGAGCGCATGTACCAGTGGCAGGTCAGCGCGCTGCCGGTGCTGGAGGGCGACGGCCGGGTGATCGGGGTGATCTCGGAGGCGGACCTGCTGCCCAAGGAGGAGTTCAGGAACAGCGACCCGGACCGCTTCACGCAACTGCGGCGGCTGCCCGACCTCGCCAAGGCCGGCGCCGCCTGCGCCGAGGAGTTGATGACCGCACCGGCCGTGACCGTCCACGCGGACGCCGGTCTCGCCGAGGCCGCGCGCATCATGGCCCTGCGGCACGTCAAACGGCTGCCCGTGGTGAACGCGGAAGGCATGCTCGAAGGCGTGGTCAGCCGTGGTGACCTGCTGAAGGTGTTCCTGCGCCCGGACAACGAACTCGCCGACGAGATCCGTCGGGACATCCTCGACGTCCTCTTCCCCGCACCGATCGAACCCGTGCACGTCGTCGTGACCGACGGCGTGGTCGTCCTGACCGGGCGCGTCGAGGACGCTTCCCGCGTTCCACTGGCCACGCGTCTCGTCCGGGGCGTGGAAGGCGTCGTGGGCGTGGAGTGCCATCTGACCGCCGCGGACGTCGCCTGA
- a CDS encoding cyclic nucleotide-binding domain-containing protein — translation MTSATTMTTALELVHREQLMRLAREVSFDAGTRLFEEGRRADRFWIVRTGTVALDLRVPGRRPAVIDTLGHGELVGWSWHFPPCIWHLGAETMSPVQAWEFDADEVRALCSADAEFGRSIAVWVGRVIAQRLHTSRVRLLDLYAPYGSGDSA, via the coding sequence ATGACCTCCGCCACCACCATGACGACCGCTCTTGAGCTGGTGCACCGCGAACAGCTGATGCGCCTCGCCCGCGAGGTCTCCTTCGACGCCGGTACCCGTCTGTTCGAGGAGGGCCGCCGTGCGGACCGCTTCTGGATCGTGCGTACCGGCACCGTCGCCCTCGACCTGCGCGTGCCCGGACGCCGGCCCGCCGTCATAGACACACTCGGCCACGGCGAACTGGTCGGCTGGTCCTGGCACTTCCCGCCGTGCATCTGGCACCTGGGCGCCGAGACGATGAGCCCCGTACAGGCCTGGGAGTTCGACGCGGACGAGGTACGCGCCCTGTGCTCGGCGGACGCCGAGTTCGGCCGGTCCATCGCCGTCTGGGTGGGACGCGTGATCGCCCAGCGACTGCACACCTCGCGCGTCCGGTTGCTCGATCTCTACGCCCCGTACGGCAGCGGGGACTCGGCGTGA
- a CDS encoding rhodanese-like domain-containing protein, with amino-acid sequence MREPHEWQAGHAPGAVHLPLSALAAGDGLPTAARSRPVVVICRSGNRSRRAAELLRDRGVEAVDVIGGMRDWAEAGLPVVDARGGNGTVA; translated from the coding sequence ATACGCGAACCCCACGAGTGGCAGGCCGGGCACGCCCCCGGCGCGGTCCACCTGCCCCTCTCGGCACTCGCCGCGGGCGACGGGCTGCCCACGGCGGCGCGGTCGCGGCCCGTCGTGGTGATCTGCCGCTCTGGCAACCGCTCCCGCCGGGCCGCCGAGCTGCTGCGGGACCGGGGCGTCGAGGCCGTCGACGTCATCGGCGGTATGCGGGACTGGGCCGAGGCAGGCCTGCCGGTCGTGGACGCGCGGGGCGGGAACGGGACCGTCGCGTGA
- a CDS encoding sulfite exporter TauE/SafE family protein, producing MSTLFLALAAGAVIGLALGALGGGGSVLAVPALIYLLGFTPVAATTAGLVIVTLTSATALTAHAREGHVRWRTGLLFAAAGIGPALLGGALAGHLPAAVLTVAFAAVAAVAAAAAAAAVRMLRPHTATDDVVAVRPGPAATAGAGLGAVTGILGVGGGFLAVPALVDVLGMRMREAVGTSLLVITVNALAALTMRAGAADGLDWTVVGPFAGAAILGAWDGKRLSAKLSGRTLQRAFALALLAVAGFMLVDAIT from the coding sequence GTGAGCACACTGTTCCTCGCCCTCGCCGCCGGAGCCGTCATCGGCCTCGCCCTCGGGGCACTCGGTGGCGGGGGCAGCGTCCTCGCCGTCCCCGCCCTGATCTACCTGCTGGGATTCACCCCCGTGGCGGCCACCACGGCCGGCCTCGTCATCGTCACCCTCACCTCGGCCACCGCCCTGACCGCCCACGCGCGCGAAGGGCACGTCCGCTGGCGTACGGGACTGCTGTTCGCTGCGGCGGGCATCGGCCCGGCGCTGCTGGGCGGCGCGCTCGCCGGACATCTGCCGGCGGCCGTGCTGACCGTCGCCTTCGCCGCGGTCGCCGCGGTCGCGGCGGCCGCGGCGGCCGCGGCGGTACGCATGCTCAGACCGCACACCGCGACGGACGACGTCGTCGCCGTACGGCCGGGACCGGCGGCGACCGCCGGAGCGGGCCTCGGCGCGGTCACCGGCATCCTGGGCGTGGGCGGCGGATTCCTCGCGGTCCCGGCCCTGGTCGACGTCCTCGGCATGCGGATGCGCGAGGCCGTGGGCACCAGTCTGCTCGTCATCACGGTCAACGCCCTGGCCGCCCTGACCATGCGCGCCGGTGCGGCCGACGGCCTGGACTGGACCGTCGTAGGACCGTTCGCCGGGGCGGCGATCCTGGGCGCCTGGGACGGCAAGCGGCTGTCCGCGAAGCTGTCCGGACGCACCCTTCAGCGGGCCTTCGCCCTCGCCCTGCTGGCGGTGGCCGGCTTCATGCTCGTGGACGCGATCACGTGA
- a CDS encoding metal-sensitive transcriptional regulator encodes MELELEGASLKAVLNRLRRAQGQISGVIRMIEEGRDCEDVITQLAAASRALDRAGFAIIATGLQQCVTDIESGRKNGEDTEAMRARLEKLFLSLA; translated from the coding sequence GTGGAACTGGAGCTTGAGGGCGCGTCCCTGAAGGCAGTGCTGAACCGGTTGCGGCGGGCGCAGGGTCAGATCTCCGGTGTGATCCGGATGATCGAGGAGGGGCGGGACTGCGAGGACGTCATCACGCAGCTGGCAGCCGCCTCACGGGCCCTGGACCGAGCCGGTTTCGCGATCATTGCCACGGGCCTGCAGCAGTGCGTGACCGACATCGAGTCGGGCCGGAAGAACGGTGAGGACACGGAGGCGATGCGCGCGCGGCTGGAGAAGCTTTTCCTGTCCCTGGCGTGA
- a CDS encoding DUF4383 domain-containing protein has translation MRLRDEMPVDHRLATVYRYGAGLCGVILLVFGCLGFADELRPFDTAGTDVAGMSTNGLLSLISVLFGVLLIAGAVIGGNIASALNMTVGALFLLSGFVHLFILDRPANILDFGLANVLFSFVMGLLIATFGMYGRVSGGLPHDNPYWRRRHAREAAQESLAARRRQRVQGILVGTREATSASPAARPRG, from the coding sequence ATGAGGCTTCGCGACGAGATGCCCGTGGACCACAGGCTCGCGACGGTCTACCGGTACGGCGCCGGACTGTGCGGAGTGATCCTGCTGGTCTTCGGCTGTCTGGGCTTCGCCGACGAACTGCGCCCGTTCGACACCGCCGGGACCGACGTCGCCGGAATGTCGACCAACGGACTGCTGAGCCTGATCTCCGTGCTCTTCGGAGTGCTGCTGATCGCAGGCGCGGTGATCGGGGGCAACATCGCCTCGGCGCTCAACATGACGGTGGGGGCGCTGTTCCTGCTCAGCGGCTTCGTCCACCTCTTCATCCTCGACCGGCCGGCGAACATCCTCGACTTCGGCCTGGCGAACGTCCTCTTCTCCTTCGTCATGGGGCTGCTCATCGCGACCTTCGGGATGTACGGACGTGTGTCGGGCGGGCTCCCGCACGACAACCCGTACTGGCGCCGCCGGCACGCACGGGAGGCCGCGCAGGAGTCCCTGGCCGCCCGCCGCAGGCAACGTGTCCAGGGAATCCTCGTCGGAACCCGGGAGGCGACCTCCGCCTCGCCCGCCGCACGTCCCCGCGGCTGA
- a CDS encoding DUF6480 family protein: protein MTESLRPPGETPPVEGSTAGAHPERPNGGIWEHPRLWLSLIVFGCLLVAAFFVVRVIDL, encoded by the coding sequence ATGACCGAGTCACTGCGTCCTCCCGGTGAGACACCCCCCGTGGAGGGGTCCACGGCGGGGGCCCACCCCGAGCGGCCCAACGGCGGCATCTGGGAGCACCCGCGCCTCTGGTTGTCCCTGATCGTGTTCGGCTGCCTGTTGGTCGCCGCGTTCTTCGTGGTGCGCGTCATCGACCTCTGA
- a CDS encoding MerR family transcriptional regulator: MTTTESRSGEHPGDEAGVTTGFLARKLGVSPTTLRSWDRRYGLGPAARVQGRHRRWSPDDVAMMQDMCRMTAAGVPPAEAARVARRRAVPEGIGAPTSTAGRGPAVEPGSPGELPTGQASAPGWPSPAERPPDGGRVSEDSGSGEASEGAGAGRSGGGLPLGSVWQECRGLARAAVRLDAVAVQEQLNRTVTTYGIITAWEEILAPALHAVGRKWESAGDQYVEVEHLLSWHVSATLRHCYVRSSQAPGRSGEALPVVLACMPGELHTLPLEALSAVLAERGLPVLMLGGAVPAEALVATVRRIGSTAVVLWSQSRSTASLALARHLAATRWGVRGARTHTAVHVCGPGWGAAKHETQLRRPRSLREAVAVLAGDGPSGTP; the protein is encoded by the coding sequence ATGACGACGACCGAATCGCGGAGCGGTGAGCATCCCGGTGACGAAGCCGGCGTGACGACCGGGTTCCTGGCCCGGAAGCTGGGCGTCTCCCCCACGACCCTGCGCTCCTGGGACCGCCGCTACGGGCTCGGCCCGGCGGCTCGCGTACAGGGGCGCCACCGTCGCTGGTCGCCGGACGACGTGGCCATGATGCAGGACATGTGCCGGATGACCGCCGCCGGCGTGCCACCCGCCGAGGCGGCGAGGGTCGCGAGGCGACGCGCGGTGCCGGAGGGCATCGGGGCGCCGACGTCCACGGCAGGACGGGGGCCCGCCGTGGAGCCCGGGTCTCCCGGAGAACTCCCCACGGGACAGGCGTCCGCTCCGGGGTGGCCCTCCCCTGCCGAACGGCCGCCCGACGGCGGGCGGGTGTCCGAGGACTCCGGGAGCGGCGAAGCGTCCGAAGGGGCCGGGGCGGGGCGCTCCGGCGGTGGGCTGCCGCTCGGCAGCGTGTGGCAGGAGTGCCGGGGTCTGGCACGGGCCGCGGTAAGGCTGGACGCCGTAGCGGTGCAGGAGCAACTGAACCGGACCGTCACGACGTACGGGATCATCACGGCCTGGGAGGAGATCCTGGCGCCCGCGCTGCACGCGGTGGGCCGCAAGTGGGAGTCGGCCGGTGACCAGTACGTGGAGGTCGAACACCTGCTGTCCTGGCACGTCTCCGCGACGCTGCGGCATTGCTACGTCCGCTCGTCGCAGGCACCGGGGCGGAGCGGGGAGGCGCTTCCCGTCGTACTGGCCTGCATGCCCGGGGAGTTGCACACCCTGCCGCTGGAGGCGCTGAGCGCCGTGCTGGCGGAGCGGGGGCTGCCCGTGCTCATGCTGGGCGGCGCCGTTCCGGCCGAGGCCCTCGTGGCCACCGTGCGGCGGATCGGATCCACGGCGGTGGTCCTGTGGTCACAGTCCCGGTCCACCGCGAGCCTGGCGCTGGCCCGCCACCTCGCGGCCACGCGGTGGGGCGTGCGTGGCGCCCGCACACACACGGCCGTGCATGTCTGCGGACCGGGCTGGGGTGCCGCCAAGCACGAGACCCAGCTACGGCGCCCTCGGAGCCTGCGGGAAGCGGTGGCGGTGCTGGCCGGTGACGGGCCGTCCGGCACCCCCTGA
- a CDS encoding RNA polymerase sigma factor: MTTTQTVPIDCGRTPEAAHPSGAAEVADRFVSGDEDALAEVYREWGTLVQALARRALGDPCEAEDVTQTVFLAAWRGRGGFRPERGSLSSWLVGITRRKIADALTARTRRTELVATASSLLALDDGRPLTDPQTVLDRVLIGESMAELTEPQRRVLNLAYYEDLTQAQISRVTGWPLGTVKSHQRRALHRLSRCLQEDALVSCAA; this comes from the coding sequence ATGACGACTACGCAGACAGTCCCCATCGACTGCGGCCGCACGCCGGAAGCCGCCCACCCTTCCGGTGCCGCTGAGGTGGCCGATCGCTTCGTCTCCGGCGACGAGGACGCGCTGGCCGAGGTCTACCGGGAGTGGGGCACGCTGGTGCAGGCGCTCGCCCGTCGCGCCCTCGGCGACCCCTGCGAGGCCGAGGACGTCACCCAGACGGTCTTCCTCGCCGCGTGGCGCGGCCGTGGCGGTTTCCGTCCGGAGCGGGGCTCACTGTCCTCGTGGCTGGTGGGCATCACCCGCCGGAAGATCGCCGATGCGCTGACGGCCCGCACCCGCCGCACCGAACTGGTGGCCACGGCGTCCTCCCTGCTCGCCCTGGACGACGGCCGGCCGCTCACCGATCCGCAGACCGTGCTCGACCGCGTGCTGATCGGGGAGTCGATGGCGGAGCTGACCGAGCCGCAGCGCCGGGTGCTGAACCTCGCCTACTACGAAGACCTCACGCAGGCGCAGATCTCCCGGGTCACGGGCTGGCCCCTGGGGACGGTGAAGAGCCACCAGCGGCGTGCGCTGCACCGTCTGAGCCGCTGCCTCCAGGAGGACGCGCTCGTCTCCTGTGCCGCTTAG
- a CDS encoding MMPL family transporter, which translates to MSTVRRARWFVPLVLLVVWLGAGAAFGPFAGRLGEVATNDQAAFLPRNAESTRVLREQETFAQDESLPAIVVWTGGDRGSAAGLEPRAARALASLNGDPALAGPVSPPLVSKDGEALQGVVPLRPDLGDRLPDTLDRVRAAAERVPGATVRLAGPAASQADLSDAFAGIDGLLLVVALVTVLVILLAVYRSVLLPLVIILGAVFALGVACAVVYVLADRGVVRVDGQVQGILSILVIGAATDYALLLTARHREELGAGRDRFAAVRAAVRRSAGAVVASAATVAAGLLALLLSDLTNNRALGPVGAIGIVCALLTAITFLPAVLALLGGAAYWPAHPSRQGPGERGRRLWERVAGRVDRTPRRVWAVCLVALFALAAPAPTLASKGVPLDEIFVNDAPSVAAQRTLARHFPGGSGNPTLVTARADRLTRVAAAARRTPGVASVAPLTRDGRPGSAPQARVAKGRVLLYVTLRDGADSEGARETVVRLRSSVRAVPSADALVGGFTAQRHDTERTAERDRSLIVPVVLAVILVVLIGLLRSLVTPVLLVATVALSFLATLGVSALVFQRALGFTGTDPSVPLYGFVFLVALGVDYNIFLMSRVREESLRHGVREGVRRGLVATGGVITSAGVVLAATFAALVVIPLAFLVQIAFIVAFGVLLDTLVVRSLLVPALVRDLGRAAWWPGRLSRPAGTEASPVVTPDVRPSARKVP; encoded by the coding sequence ATGTCGACCGTCCGGCGTGCCCGCTGGTTCGTCCCCCTCGTCCTGCTCGTCGTGTGGCTCGGCGCCGGTGCCGCGTTCGGGCCCTTCGCCGGGCGGCTCGGCGAGGTCGCCACCAACGACCAGGCCGCCTTCCTGCCGCGCAACGCCGAGTCGACGCGGGTGCTGCGGGAGCAGGAGACGTTCGCGCAGGACGAGTCACTGCCGGCGATCGTCGTGTGGACCGGCGGGGACCGTGGTTCCGCTGCCGGGCTGGAGCCGCGCGCGGCGCGGGCGCTGGCCTCGCTGAACGGCGACCCTGCGCTGGCCGGGCCGGTCTCCCCTCCGCTGGTCTCGAAGGACGGTGAGGCCCTCCAGGGGGTCGTACCGCTGCGACCGGACCTCGGCGACCGGCTCCCCGACACCCTCGACCGGGTGCGGGCGGCGGCGGAGCGGGTGCCGGGGGCGACGGTCCGGTTGGCGGGCCCGGCGGCGAGCCAGGCCGACCTGTCCGACGCGTTCGCCGGCATCGACGGGCTGCTGCTGGTCGTGGCCCTGGTCACCGTGCTGGTCATCCTGCTGGCGGTGTACCGCAGTGTGCTGCTGCCCCTGGTGATCATCCTGGGGGCGGTCTTCGCGCTGGGGGTGGCGTGTGCCGTGGTCTACGTCCTCGCCGACCGTGGCGTGGTGCGCGTGGACGGTCAGGTGCAGGGCATCCTGTCGATCCTCGTCATCGGCGCGGCCACCGACTACGCCCTGCTGCTGACCGCCCGGCACCGGGAGGAACTCGGTGCCGGACGGGACCGTTTCGCCGCGGTGCGGGCCGCGGTACGACGGTCGGCGGGTGCGGTGGTGGCCAGCGCCGCCACCGTCGCCGCGGGTCTGCTGGCACTGCTGTTGAGCGATCTGACCAACAACCGCGCTCTCGGACCGGTGGGCGCCATCGGCATCGTGTGCGCCCTGCTGACCGCAATCACGTTCCTGCCGGCGGTGCTCGCGCTGCTCGGGGGTGCCGCCTACTGGCCGGCGCACCCTTCCCGGCAGGGTCCGGGCGAGCGCGGCCGGCGGCTGTGGGAGCGGGTCGCGGGCCGGGTCGACCGCACCCCGCGCCGCGTGTGGGCCGTCTGCCTGGTGGCCCTGTTCGCCCTCGCCGCGCCCGCCCCGACGCTGGCCTCGAAGGGGGTGCCACTCGACGAGATCTTCGTGAACGACGCGCCGTCCGTCGCCGCTCAGCGGACCCTGGCCCGGCACTTCCCCGGCGGATCCGGCAATCCGACGCTCGTGACGGCGCGGGCCGACCGCCTCACCCGGGTCGCCGCGGCGGCGCGGCGCACTCCGGGCGTCGCCTCGGTGGCGCCGCTGACCCGTGACGGCCGTCCCGGCTCCGCCCCGCAGGCACGGGTCGCGAAGGGCCGGGTGCTTCTCTACGTCACCCTGCGGGACGGCGCGGACAGCGAGGGGGCGCGGGAGACGGTGGTCCGGCTGCGGTCGTCGGTGCGCGCGGTGCCGTCCGCCGATGCTCTGGTCGGGGGATTCACCGCGCAGCGTCATGACACCGAGCGGACCGCCGAACGCGACCGGTCGCTGATCGTCCCGGTGGTGCTGGCCGTCATCCTCGTCGTACTGATCGGGTTGCTGCGGTCCCTGGTGACCCCGGTCCTGCTGGTGGCCACCGTGGCCCTGAGCTTCCTGGCCACCCTCGGGGTGTCCGCCCTGGTCTTCCAGCGCGCGCTCGGCTTCACCGGCACCGATCCGTCCGTACCCCTCTACGGATTCGTCTTCCTGGTGGCCCTGGGCGTCGACTACAACATCTTCCTGATGTCCCGGGTGCGGGAGGAGTCGCTGCGGCACGGCGTACGCGAGGGAGTGCGACGCGGACTGGTCGCCACGGGTGGCGTGATCACCTCCGCCGGGGTCGTGCTCGCCGCGACCTTCGCCGCACTGGTCGTGATCCCGCTCGCCTTCCTGGTGCAGATCGCGTTCATCGTCGCGTTCGGGGTGCTGCTGGACACCCTGGTGGTCCGCTCGCTGCTGGTACCGGCCCTGGTACGGGACCTGGGCCGCGCCGCGTGGTGGCCGGGCCGGCTGAGCCGTCCGGCGGGCACGGAGGCCTCGCCCGTCGTCACGCCCGATGTCAGGCCGTCGGCCAGGAAGGTCCCATGA
- a CDS encoding cryptochrome/photolyase family protein encodes MTDWHWLFGDQLGPHFLAPGDGGPARNAGVVMIEARSVFRRRRFHRAKAHLVLSAMRHRAAELGDRVRYVRAETYREGLRKAIGDAPVTVHHPTSRAALRLVDSLDQARLLPARGFLLSQDAFRAWAGEHDRGRLRQEDFYHWVRHELDLLMDGDSPVGGRWNHDHANREPPPKGARALGAPKPYRPREDHIDDEVRADLDQWEDEGIRFVGRDGPRRFPASRREALSALRRFTEHRLAGFGPHEDAMLAGDPVMSHSLLSSSLNLGLLDPAECVTAAEDAWRAGRAPVHSVEGFVRQVAGWREYVWQLYWYFGEDYRRHNAPRHHAPLPEWFLELDADAVSARCLATVLAQVRDTGWTHHIPRLMLLGSFALQRGWDPREVTDWFHRCFVDGYDWVMLPNVTGMSQYADGGRMTTKPYTSGGAYIHRMSDLCDGCVYRPGDRTGERACPFTTGYWSFVHRHRALLSGNMRTFRAVQGLDRLGDLEEVLRTERGRGEGPP; translated from the coding sequence ATGACGGACTGGCACTGGCTGTTCGGCGACCAGCTCGGCCCGCACTTCCTCGCACCGGGCGACGGCGGACCCGCCCGGAACGCCGGGGTGGTGATGATCGAGGCCCGCTCGGTGTTCCGCCGGCGCCGCTTCCACCGGGCCAAGGCCCACCTGGTGCTCTCCGCGATGCGCCACCGGGCCGCCGAACTCGGCGACCGCGTCCGCTACGTACGCGCCGAGACCTACCGGGAGGGACTGCGCAAGGCGATCGGCGACGCCCCGGTGACCGTGCACCACCCCACCTCGCGCGCCGCCCTGCGCCTGGTCGACTCCCTGGACCAGGCGCGGTTGCTGCCGGCGAGGGGCTTCCTGCTGTCGCAGGACGCCTTCCGCGCCTGGGCCGGGGAACACGACCGGGGGCGGCTCCGGCAGGAGGACTTCTACCACTGGGTGCGCCACGAACTCGACCTCCTCATGGACGGCGACTCCCCGGTCGGCGGACGCTGGAACCACGACCACGCCAACCGCGAACCCCCGCCCAAGGGGGCGCGGGCCCTGGGCGCCCCCAAGCCGTACCGGCCTCGTGAGGACCACATCGACGACGAGGTGCGCGCCGACCTCGACCAGTGGGAGGACGAGGGAATCCGCTTCGTCGGCCGGGACGGCCCGAGGCGCTTCCCCGCCTCCCGGCGCGAGGCGCTGTCCGCGCTGCGCCGGTTCACCGAGCACCGGCTCGCCGGCTTCGGCCCGCACGAGGACGCGATGCTCGCCGGCGACCCGGTGATGAGCCACAGCCTGCTGTCGTCCTCCCTCAACCTCGGTCTGCTCGACCCCGCCGAGTGCGTGACGGCCGCCGAGGACGCCTGGCGTGCCGGGCGCGCTCCCGTCCACAGCGTCGAGGGCTTCGTACGGCAGGTCGCGGGCTGGCGCGAGTACGTGTGGCAGTTGTACTGGTACTTCGGCGAGGACTACCGCCGGCACAACGCTCCGCGCCACCACGCCCCACTGCCCGAGTGGTTCCTCGAACTGGACGCCGACGCCGTCTCCGCCCGCTGCCTGGCCACCGTCCTCGCCCAGGTGCGCGACACCGGCTGGACGCACCACATCCCCCGGCTGATGCTGCTGGGCAGCTTCGCCCTGCAACGGGGCTGGGACCCGCGGGAGGTGACCGACTGGTTCCACCGCTGCTTCGTCGACGGCTACGACTGGGTGATGCTGCCCAACGTCACCGGCATGTCCCAGTACGCCGACGGCGGCCGTATGACGACCAAGCCGTACACCTCCGGCGGCGCCTACATCCACCGCATGAGCGACCTGTGCGACGGCTGCGTCTACCGGCCCGGCGACCGCACCGGCGAACGGGCCTGTCCCTTCACCACCGGCTACTGGTCCTTCGTCCACCGCCACCGCGCGCTGCTCTCGGGCAACATGCGGACCTTCCGCGCCGTGCAGGGCCTGGACCGGCTCGGAGACCTGGAAGAGGTGCTGCGGACCGAGCGGGGCCGCGGCGAGGGGCCGCCCTGA